ATGCCATTGAAGCTGCCCGGCCAGCCGCGCAGGGACGTCCAGATCCCTGACTGGTTCCATGGATCCCCTGCGCGCCATGCCTGCCTCCTTTGTGCGGGTGCCGCCGTCGGTGTGTGCCTGCGGCCGGATTAGTTTCCAATCAGGACAGCTTTTGACCTGATCAGCGCGTAGCTTGGATTCCATGTTGGAGACATCCGCCCGGCTCCTGCAGCTGCTGTCGCTGCTGCAGATGCGCCGCGAGTGGACCGGCGCCGCACTTGCGGAGCGGCTGTCCATCACCGAACGCACGGTACGCCGGGATATCGGCAAGCTCCGAACCCTGGGCTATCCCATCTCGGCGTCCCCTGGCATAGCCGGCGGCTACCAACTCGGTGCCGGGGCGCAGCTGCCGCCCCTTCTGCTCGACGACGACGAAGCCCTTGCCGTCGCACTCGGTCTCGCCGCTGTGGCCACCGGACCGGTGACGGGGATCGGAGAAGCCTCGGTGCGGGCACTGGCCAAGTTGGAACAGGTACTGCCGGCGCGCCTGCGTCCCAAGTTCTCCGCCCTGCGGCAGTCGGTATCCACCCTTTCCGGACCTCCGGGCGCCGTTGATCCGGGAATCCTCACGGCTTTTTCCGCAGGCATCACCGAGCACCGGATCGTCAGCTTCCGCTACACCGCCGCCGACGGCGGCACCGGACGCCGGATCGTGGAGCCCTACCGGCTGGTGAGCACCGGACGGCGCTGGTACGCCGTCGCGTGGGACCTGGACCGCCGTGACTGGCGGACCTTCCGGGTGGACCGCTGCACCAGCACTCCAGCCCCACGCGAGCGGTTTACGCCCCGGCCCCTGCCGGCCCGGGACCTGGCCGCCTACGTCCAGGCCTCGATTACCCGTAACCCCTACCGCTACACGGTGGTGGTGCGGCTGGCCGCACCGCTGGCGGCCGTGGCCGAGCAGGTACCACCGGATGTCGCCAGCGTCGAGGCCGACGGCCCCGGACACACCATTGTGCGGGGCGGCTGGGATTCGCTGGACCTGCCCCTGATCGACCTGACCTCCTGGGGTGTGCCGTTCGAGATTCTCGAACCCCCGGAAATGCGCGAACGGGCCCGGCGGGCGGTCTCCCTGCTGCAGCACGCCGTCGGAATCCCGCCCACGGCGGAATCCGGGCAGACCGCGGGGCCAAGCCACTAGACTGGTGGCAATCATGGCACTGACAATTTCCTATCCCGAACAGCTGCCCGTTTCCGAGCGCCGCGAAGACATCATGGCAGCGATTGCCGCCAACCAGGTCACCGTCATCGCCGGCGAAACCGGGTCCGGAAAAACCACGCAGATTCCCAAGATGTGCCTGGAACTGGGCCTGGCCGACAACGGGCTGATCGGGCACACCCAGCCCCGGCGCCTTGCCGCCCGCACGGTGGCGGAGCGGATCGCTTCGGAGCTCGACGTCGAACTCGGCGAAGAGGTGGGCTTCCAGGTCCGCTTCACCGGGGAAACCGGCCGGAAGACCAAGGTCAAGCTCATGACCGACGGCATCCTGCTGGCGGAAATCCGGCATGATCCGAAGCTGAAGAAATACAGCACCATCATCATCGATGAGGCCCACGAGCGCAGCCTGAACATCGACTTCATCCTCGGGTATCTGCGCCGGCTGCTGCCCCAGCGCCCGGACCTGAAGGTCATCATCACCTCGGCCACGATCGACCCGCAGCGGTTCGCCGAGCACTTCGCCGACGCCAACGGCACCCCGGCACCCATCATCGAAGTTTCCGGCCGGACCTTCCCTGTCGAAATCCGCTACCGCCCGCTCAACCAGCCGGCTGACGGCGGCAGCGATGAAGAGGGCATCGAGGACGAGCTCGAAGAGGACCGGGACCCGGTGGACGCAGTGTGCGATGCCGTGGACGAGCTCTCCCGAGAGGCGCCCGGCGACGTCCTCGTGTTCTTCTCCGGCGAGCGCGAAATCCGCGACGCCGCCGAAGCGCTGCGTTCCTCCGTCGCCCGCAATCCCCGGCTGGCCAACACCGAAATCCTGCCGCTGTTCGCCAGGCTCTCCCTCGCCGAGCAGCACAAGGTCTTTTCGCAGGGCCGCAACCGCCGGATCGTCCTGGCCACCAACGTGGCCGAAACCTCGCTGACGGTCCCCGGCATCAAGTACGTCATCGACACCGGTACGGCCCGCATCTCGCGCTACTCCCACCGCACCAAGGTCCAGCGCCTGCCGATCGAACGGATCTCGCAGGCCTCGGCCAACCAGCGTTCAGGCCGCTGCGGCCGCGTCTCGGACGGCATCGCCATCCGGCTGTACTCGCAGGAGGACTTCGAGGCCCGGCCCGAATTCACCGATCCCGAAATCCTG
This window of the Arthrobacter sp. zg-Y919 genome carries:
- a CDS encoding WYL domain-containing protein is translated as MLETSARLLQLLSLLQMRREWTGAALAERLSITERTVRRDIGKLRTLGYPISASPGIAGGYQLGAGAQLPPLLLDDDEALAVALGLAAVATGPVTGIGEASVRALAKLEQVLPARLRPKFSALRQSVSTLSGPPGAVDPGILTAFSAGITEHRIVSFRYTAADGGTGRRIVEPYRLVSTGRRWYAVAWDLDRRDWRTFRVDRCTSTPAPRERFTPRPLPARDLAAYVQASITRNPYRYTVVVRLAAPLAAVAEQVPPDVASVEADGPGHTIVRGGWDSLDLPLIDLTSWGVPFEILEPPEMRERARRAVSLLQHAVGIPPTAESGQTAGPSH